The genomic DNA TCCAGTGATTGGGATTTACCTTGTCGGTCGCATCGTAGCGACGAGAGTTCGAGAAGAGGTAGGCGTGGGTCACAAGGATCCCTTTGTGATCGGGATGCTTGGTCATCACATCGTTAGCCCATGCGATCGTCTCGTCGCGCGGCCCCCATTCCAACGCCAGGACGATCCACTTTTGACCTCCCGCTTCGAACAGATGGTACGTGTTGTCAAGCTTTCCCGCTTCGAAGGCTCCGCCAAACCCTGGCATCGCAGCTGTTTTTTCGTAAGGAAAATACTCATTCAACAACGTGTCGCGCGTCGATGCGTCGCCCGAAGGGCCGTAATCGTGATTGCCACCAACGATCGCATAGGGGACGTGGCCGTCGAGCAACTGCATCGATTCGGCCGCTCTCTCCCATTCCTTTCTGGTGTTGTTGTTGGTGATGTCACCCAGGTGCAGAACGTATTGAATGTTGCGTTGTTTCGCATGAGCACGCAGCCAAGCGGTCTGAGCTGAAAACAAACCCGGGAAGCGAACCGAATAGACTTGGGTGTCGGGGAGTAGGGCCAAAGTCCAGGAACCCTCGATAAAGCTGCCTTGAACGCGAGGTGCCGGCGTGACCTGGATCGGAACGGCACGACGGGCTTCGACATCCTGGACGTGTTGCAGCAGGTTCTTGGCAAACCGCTGCCCCAGCCGATCGAGATGTTCTTCGGCGGAAGGCTTGCCGTCGGCGTCGATCCGTTTGTCGACATGCATCGCCGCGAGCACAATCCGCCCCTGGCCGTAGGCTCCTTCCATCAAGATCGGGTGGCTGGCGTAAGCGTCGGAACTGATCACGACTTCAAATCCCCCGTGCCGATCAAACGTCTCCCACCCCAAGCGGTCGCCGGTCACTTGCGCGGTGCCGTCGGCTTTGATAAACCCTTGGGCGAGCGTGTGCCCTGTGGAGAGGACGTGCAGTTTGGCCGAATCGATATCGCACCGTCGCGCTTCGAGCGTTGTAGGAAGAAACGGAGGGCGATCTTCGGTCTGATCGGCCTGCGTCATTTGGACCAGGACATTGCCGTCGTCGACGAATTTATAGAGGTCTTTGGCGTACTTCTTCATGTAGGGTTGGTAGGCGGGGTCTTCGCTGGCAAAGCTACCGATAAAAACCAGCCCCGAGAGGCCCCATGGAGAACTGTCCTTTGGCAAGGGATGGACCTCGAATCCGGCTTCGGTCAGCAACTGGGACGCTCCGCGGCGGTTGGTCCATGGGTCGAGATAGTCCCAGACAAACGCCTACACTGCAGTTGGGGCTTTTTCCACGGCATCGACGGAAGACACGTTCCCAAAAAGGCTGGCACTCATTATCGCAGTAGCACTCGCTAGATTAATCAAGGTGGCTCGGATGGCCCGAATCTGGACGCCTGACATTCTGTATTCTCCACGGTTGTAGCGTGAACGATCGTTTGCAACGACACCAAATGGACATTATATTCGCGTGAGAAAATGCCGATGTCGATGCATTTTTAAGTGCGATGGGCGGCTTCCACAATCCAGAACCGGAAGCCCGTGCAAAGATTCACTTCAACTTAACTCACCTTGGATATTAAATCCGATCTAAGGGGTCTTCGGTCCCCCGATCGCTGCTTGCGGGGAGCGCGTGGGGGGCAAATGAAGTTCAAGTGAAGGAGTCGACGACGCCCCCTCGGACGATTACGCTCGGCGGTTCGCCGCGGGAAATTAGTTAAAGCTAACGCCCGACAAGATGCCCCCTGCACCTTGAAACTCTTCCCGTGATCCCTCCACAACCGACGCTGTGAACTTTTGATGAGTACCCCTGCTGCCCAAAGCTCCTCCTACGCCGATGAATCCTGGCGGAAGAAGTTTCGTCGCCTGCATGGCGAACTGACCAACGCAGAACAGCGGGCTGGCGAATATTTCGAGAAGCATCCCGAGTCGGCATACCATTCGATCACCGAAGTCGTTGCGATCAGTGGGATCGGATACGGAACCGTGATTCGTTTTTGCCAGAAGCTGGGCTGCAAGGGCTTTCAAGACTTCAAGCTGATGCTGGCAACCGACGAAGCGGTCAACGTGCGCGCCGAACGCGATCCGAACGACCGCCAGGGGAGCGAGGTTGAGCGACGGCTGAAGAACGATCTCAGTGAAACCCTGAGACTGCTGGACGACCACGACTTGCAATTAGCGGCCGAGCGCCTGCTGGCCTGCCGAGTTGTTCAAATCGTGGGTGTTGCCAGCTCTGCACCGCTGGTGACAGGATTGGCGTGGAAGCTCGTCCGGATTGGTATCGACGCCCGCCCATCGACCGAAGGGTATGTGATGGCGGTCAACGCGACGCTGCTCGACGAATCGGATGTCCTCTTCGCGATCAGTTCATCGGGCGCGACGAAGGACATCCTGCACGCGGCGAGCGTTGCCGAAACACAGCAGGCAACGGTGATCGCCCTCACAAATTTCCCCAACTCACCGCTCAGTCAAATAGCGGATATTTCGCTGATCACCACCGCAAATCGCGACCCGATCAAGGCCGAGATCCCATCGATCATCGCGGGCGAAGCCGTCGCCGAAATGCTCCTAGACCGCATGCTTTCCCTCGCCCCCAAACGACTCGATCACATCCTGCAATCCTCGAAGGTCGTCACGGATCGAAAACTCTGATCGACCGACCGCAGGGCTCGAAGCTTCGGCCGATCAAAAGGAGATTGTGAAATGGAACGAGCCGAGCAGGCCCGACCAGCGGTCCCTCTCGGCTCGATCTTGTTAGCACATTGTGATCCGTCCTGCCCGCTTACTTTCGCTGGGCGCAAACGCAAGTGGAAATCGCGGTACCATCGGCCGAAGCCTCGAGTCCGGCCGGATAGCGATGGAGGACTACACGTCCATCCAGGCGCGGTCTTTGGCGCTCTTGAGGACTGCGTCGCAGACCTTTTGAGTTTCCAAGGCGTCGCGGAACGATGGATGAACGGGCTTCCCTTCGTCGAGACTCTTCAAGAAGTCGGCGACTTGGTGGATGAAGCTGTGTTCGTATCCAACGTTCAAACCTGGCACCCACCAGTTGCCCATGTAGGGTTGGTCGCCATCGGATACGTGAACGTCGCGCCAGCCGCGGACGATGCCGTCGTCGGCGTAGTTGAAGTACTGCAGGCGATGCAGGTCGTGCAGGTCCCAGGCCAGGCTGCCGTGTTCGCCGTTGATCTCCAGCGTGTAAAGCGCCTTGTGACCGCGAGCGTATCGGGTCGATTCGAACAGGCCGAGGGAGCCGTTGTCGAAGTGGCAATGGAACATGCACGCGTCGTCGATCGTGACAGGTTCCTTCTTGCCGGTTTCAGCATGCAGGCGTTCCTTGACAAAGGTTTCGGTCATCGCCGAAACGTCTTTGATGCCGCCGTTAAGCCAGAGAGCTGTATCGATGCAGTGAGCCAGCAGATCGCCGGTCACGCCGCTGCCAGCTGCTTCGGCATCCAGGCGCCAGGTCGCTGCACCGCCTTGAGGGACGTCGGCGTTGATCGTCCAATCTTGCAAGAAGTTCGCACGGTAATGGAAGATCTTGCCCAAGCGACCTTCGTCGATGATCTGCTTGGCCAGCGAGACCGCGGGGATGCGGCGGTAGTTGTACCAAACCATGTTCGGCACGCCCGCCTTCTCGACCGCTTCGCACATCGCTTCGCCTTCGGCGACGTCGATCGCCAGCGGCTTCTCGCACAGAACCGCCTTGCCCGCTTCGGCGGCGGCGATCGAGATCTCTTTGTGCAAGTTGTTCGGCACGCAGATGTCGACGGCGTCGATGTCGTCGCGCTTCAGCAATTCACGCCAATCGGTTTCGATCGATTCGTAGCCCCAGTTGTCGGCAAACTCTTGAGCCTTTTCCGCGTTGCGGGCACACAGCGCCTTGAGGACCGGTTTGTGGCCGAGCTTGAAGAAGTGGTTCGCTTGGGCGTAGCCGTTGGTGTGCGCTTTGCCCATGAAACCGTAACCGATCATTCCGATGTTGACGTTTTTCATGTTGATGGTGTCTCGTTTCTGAAGTGTTGTGAGGATCTATTCAATGCCGATCGGCTGCCAAGCGTCGTCTGCCGCGATGGTCGCCTTTCGCGGAGCAAAAGGCGGCAGGCAGCCCGCGGGTGTTAAACCAAGCTGGCGTTGGCGTCGCGAACCTTGATCATCGTGTCGAGGATCGTGTTCCAGGTCTTGGGATCTTCCAACGTCGCGTTGGGAAACATGCAGCCGTCCCAACAGATATGTTGGATGCCGCGCGACGAAGCGTCTTTGAGCCAGTAGCTGGCGCAACGGACGATATCCAATTTGCCGTTGGGGTCATCCGCTGGGCAGTGCTTGCCCGTCTTGTCGTGCGACCCGGCACCGTGGACTTCGCCATCGTTTTGGGCGACGTGGAAATCGATCGTCCAAGGACGCAGCTTGTCGGTCATCTTTTCATACGCGGCGTAAAACTCTTCGTCGCTGTAGCCCGGTTGCAGCAGCGCGTGTTCGGCGGCGTTGTAGCCCATCAGGTACAGATAGGTGTGCGCCAGGTCGGCTTGGAAACCGAGACTCTCGGGCATCCCAACCGCTTCGAGAAGGTCTAACATGTCCTTCCAGCTGTGCATGCCGGCCCAGCAGATCTCGCCTTCGGCAGCCAAACGCTGGCCGTGATCGGCGGCGATCTTGGCAGCTTCTTTGAAGGTCGCTGCGATTTGGGCGGTGTTGGACGACGGGTTCTCTTTCCACTTTTCGACGCCAAACTCGGCGCTGTCGATGCGGATCACGCCGTATTTGCGAACGCCATGGTTATCGAAGATGCCAGCGACGCGGCAGGCCATCTTGACTGCCGAGAGGAACTTTTCGCGTTGTTCGGCGGTTCCCATCGCGGAATCGCCAATCGTGCCGGGCCATACGGGAGCGACCAGCGACCCGACGGCAAAGCCTTTGCTTTGGATCAGGTCAGCGATCTGACGCAGTTCGTCGTCGCTCGCTTCAGGGTTGGTGTGAGGCAGGAACAGGAAATAATCGATGCCGTCGAACTTCTGACCGTTGACTTCGGCAGCGGCTGTCAGGTCGAGCATCTTTTCCAGACTGATCGGCGGCTCTTGTCCCTCGTCGGTCCCTTTGCCAACCAGTCCGGGCCACATCGCGTTGTGTAGTTTCATCGTTGTTCCTGTTCCGTGCCTTGTACGTGCTTTGGTGTGTGAGCAACAACCCACAGTGGTTCTGTTGGGCTATTGTAGCGAGATGCTAAGAGGCCGTTCGACGATTGCCGAGGCCAGCCGAAATCCTTTGACTCCGGCTGGCGGCAAACCGGATGCGGCGTGCTATTTCGATCCGCCGTGCAGCGGCAGATTCGGATGCACATCGGGACCGAAGTAACGCAGGCCAACCAGTGGCTCGCTGCCGGTATTCTCGATCACAACGCCGGCGTTGGCAGCTTCGTACGAGATGAAGATCTCGTCTTCGGTGTTTTCGCCGAAGCGAATCGAAGCGGGCGTTTGCAGGTTCAAGCTGCCCATCTTGCCCTTGCCCTGCATCGTGATCCAGCTGCTGGCACCCGGTTCTTGAAGCGTGCACTTCTTGCCCGGTTGAATCGTCAGCTCTTTGGCGCTGAACAATTGCTTGCCATCGACGCGGCCGTAGACGATCCACAGGTCTTCATACCCGTCGCCGCTGCGGTCGGTGTCGACGATCGGTTCCAGGTAGTTCGATTCCTTGAAGTGGGTGTCGACGTTCTTTTCCCAGTCGAGCTGGCCAATGATGAAGTCGAGGTCTTGGTGCTTGTCTTCGGGCATGTCCTTGACCAACAGCGACCATGGCACGTAGCGGCCTTCGACGATCGATTGGAACATGCCAAAGACGTCGCTGCCCCACTGAGGTTCGTAAGTGCATAGCGAACCGGGAGCGTGCAGAACGCCCGGCGGGATCAACCAACCGGTGCCGCGCTTCAGGCGGTGGGCACGCGAGAGGTCGAGGATTCCGTTGTCCCCTTCGTTCCAGTTTTCCAAGCACTTGCGAACTTGATCCTTGGTGGTGCCTGGTTCGAGCCCCATGAAGGTGTAGGCAAAGTTGTTGTCGACGTTGTTCAATTGTGGCGGGAAGTAATAGCTCTCGGGCTTCCCTTCTTGGCCGACCAACGCCGCATCTTCTTGGCTCTGGTGCATGTGGTGCGGGATCGGGCCCATGTTGTCGAAGAACTTGCTGTAGACTGGCCAGCGATCGTACTTCGAGAACATGTCTTTACCGATCAAGCGGTCGCCCGCTTCGGCAACGGCATCTTTGAGCAAGAACTTTTGCCCTTCGTGCAGGCAGAAGCTGAGGCCTTCGTGCCAGACGCGTCCCTCGTTGGCCGCTTCGGTCGTGCTGCCGAACCAACGTTCATCGATGCCACCGCGATCGGCACCGAAGCGGTAATAATCGCTCGGGTGCAGCTTAATCCGGCGCCCCGGTTGAAGGAAGGATCGAGGCACCCAAGTGGGTGTTAAACGCAGCAGTCCACCGCCTGCGTTCATTGCCGAATCCAGGACGGATGCGACGTTGTCCGATTTGACCAATCCTTCGTCGAGGCTTATTTGAGGCATTTTTCGTGGTGTCCTAATGAGATAACCTGTTGATATTCCGCCGGTGACCCATCCGAAAAGGCGGTCAGACCGGCGCACGATGTTTTATTCGGCATCGACGCCTGAAACAAGTCAGTGTCGGCGATTCGATCATTCGCGGTGCAACAAAAGATCGACAAAAACTCACCCCCCATACCTGCTCGAGGCCCCCATATGGCAACCAACTTCAAGAATCCCGCAGCCCCCCGCACGCTCCCCGCGATCGATTGGCATCCGCCGCGCGAAGGCTGCTTGGCCGCGATGGAGTCGCCCGAGGGGCAAATCACCCTGAAGTACGGCACGATCGCCAGCGGTCGTGGGGCGGGGATCGAGGTGGTGCAGATCGATACCGGACCGATGCAGGTGACCCTGTTGCCGACCCGCGGGATGGCGATTTGGCAAGTGATTTGCGATGGAATCCCCTTCAAATGGAACTCGCCCGTCGATGGCCCCATCCACCCATCGCTGGTTCCGGTCCACGATCCCGGCGGCATCGGCTGGCTGGAAGGATTTGACGAACTGCTGGTCCGGTGCGGCTTGGTCAGCAATGGAGCCCCCGAATTCGACGAATCGGGGCAATTGCGGTATCCGCTGCACGGGCGGATCGCAAACACCCCGGCAGAGAGGGTGTGGTCAGAGGAGGTCGAGGGGCGATGCGTCGTCGCGGGAGAAACGCACGAAAAGCGGCTGTTTTTCAATAATTTAACACTGACAACGCGGGTCTCCGTCGCCCCGGGAGGTCGCGAGATCGAGATCGAAGACACGGTGAGCAATCACGGCTCGCAGCCAGCCGAAACGCAGATGCTGTATCACATCAATGTAGGCGCTCCGGTGCTGGGAGCGGATGCAAAGCTGTTGGTCCCATTCGAAGAAGTGGCGCCGCGGAACGATCACGCCGCAACGGACATCGCGACTTGGGATCGGTATCGCGGTCCGGAATCGGGATTCCAGGAACAGGTGCATTTATTCCGAATGAAGTCCGATGCCGCCGGATCAACGGCGATGATGCTGCAATCCCCCGGCGGCGATCAGGGTTTTGGACTTTCCTACGACACGAACACGCTCCCCTATTTTATCGTTTGGAAAAATACCGCGGCGCACCAGGACGGCTATGTCACGGGGCTCGAACCGTCAACGAATTTCCCGAACCCACGCAGCTTTGAAGGAAAACAAGGGCGCGTCGCGACCGTTCCCCCCGGCGGAAGCGTCACTCACCGTGTGAACCTGCATCCGCTGGTCGGCCAACAAAACGTCGACTCTTTCGCGGCCAAGGTCCAGGCATTGCAAGGAAGCGGGTCGCCGACGGTGCATGAAAAACCGAAGGCCGATTGGGCGTCTTAAGCAGGTCCCCCCCGCGTACCTAAGCGGCCAGCTTTTGCGTTCGCCCATTCGCCTGCTTCAGAAACTCGACAGCCTTGATCAGTTGCGGATCTTGGTCGAGTGCCCGCGGGTCGGCCGACACTTTTTCGATGGCTTCTTCCGAATCCGCGTCGCTCGGCGGCGTTTCTGCCGCCGCGGCCGGCTTCGACGCCTCCGTGCTATCGGTTTCTGTCGTCGCCGGACTCGTGACGTCCACAGGCAAAGCATCTTTCGTCACCACGACAGCCGTTTCGGGCATGATCGGGTAGGCGGCGCTTTGCAGGCGCTTCATCGCGGCCATCCGTTGGTCGTCGGACAGCTTGACCTCAAAGCCTTCGTTAGGGCGAACTCCCCAAGCCTCTTCGTCGGTCGAACCCTCCAGGCGATGGATGTTCTCGCCGTTGGGGCGGTAGTAGCGGGCGGTGGTCAGCTTCAGCGCGCTGCGTCCCGATTCCAGCGGCAGCACGTTTTGAACCGTTCCCTTGCCGAAGGACCGTTCGCCGATGACCGTTGCTCGGCGATGATCCTTCAAGCTCGCAGCGACGATCTCGCTGGCGCTGGCCGAATCACCATCGATCATAATCACAAGCGGTTTGTCGTCGTCGACCAGTACTCCCGAGGTCGCCGAAAACTCCGCCTCCAGCTTGCCGCCGCGACCGCGTGTCGTCACGATCACTTCGTCTTCGAGAAACATGTCGGCGATATCGACGGCGGCCGACAACAGCCCGCCTTGATTCTGACGCAGGTCGATGATCAACGAATCAAAATCGTTGTCCAGTTGTTCCAATGCCGCGGTGATCTCGTCGACGGTCTGTTCGGCAAACGTCGTCACGCGGATGTAGGCGATCCGCGGCTCTTCACGCAGTCGGAAGACCCAGTTGTTGTCCGAATCGCGGTAATCTCCCAGCACCGATTCCAGCGGAATCCAAGCGCGCTGCACTTCGACCTGCAGCGTTTGATCGCCTCGCTGGACCAGGATCGAAACGACAGTCCCCTCGGGGCCGCGCAACAAATCGCTGACCTTTCCGATTTCGAGCCCTTCAGTTGTCGTCCCATCGACTTCCATGATCCGGTCTCCCGGTCGCAGCCCCGCCTTAAACGCGGGCGTTGCAAACAGAGGCGTCACGACGCGCACGCGGTCCTCTTTATCGGGCTGTTCGACGATGATCCCGATCCCGGCAAACCGCTGCTGCAGCGCGTCTTGGAAATGGCCGTACGAACTGGGATCGATGAACTGGGAATAGGGATCCAATTGGCTCACCACCCCCTGCATCGCTCCATCGACCAAAGCGCGGTGGTCGACCGGATCGACGTAATAGCGATCGATCATCGAGATCGCGTCTCCGACCGGTCCGGCGTGTTTCATTCGATCCGCCTTCAAATAACAGGCGACCGACACGATCATCACCGCCACAATGACGTAGGTGTTGCGAACAGGCATTATCAATCCGACCAACGATCTACAAGAAGAAAATAAAGGCGATGGGCGCGACAGCCGACCGGCAAGGGCCGCGCCAGGGGGCCGGCAATCCGTCGCGGGCCCCCACTCTGTTGAGCCTATCCGATCGCCGCAGCTTTTGCCAGCTTCGAAGCTATTCAAGCAGGGCGAAAGCTCCCAGCGGTAGCGGAAAAGCCGCGGAGGCGGCGGCAGCATAGAGTCAGGGCCGCAGGTCCAGCAATTTGCATAGCCCAGGCCATCGGCCTGGGTTCTAGCGGCGATGATTGACATGGTTGGGCTGTAGGCCCGGTCGATTGTCACCACCTCCCCCGGGGCGTTGCCCCTTCGCCTGTTGTGAAATGAAACCGGGCGACGTCGGCTGATACCCAGCCCTGCAGGCTGGGCTATGCAAATTGCTGGACCTTCGGCCCGCGACAGGCGTGCCAGGAATGTGCCTGTCCCCTTTCGCCCCTCACGCGTGTTGCCGCTACCGCGGCTTCGATTCGACTTGCACACGATCGTGCTGTGCGACGGGTTCACCTTGGACGCGAAGCCCAAACTACCGGGGGCGTTTCCAACCGATTTCGGGCCCGCCGGGGCGGGTGATGAAAAGAGTCAGCAGCAGGCCCGAGACCAGCCCCACCCCGACAAACATCACAAACGGCACCGGCGAATCGGACAGCCGCCAGCCCTCCGTGAAGACCGTGCTAAACATCGCCGCCAGCGTGGCGATCGGGAAGAACATCGCCAGCAGGACGTTCAACCGGTGAGATGCTCGAGCCATCCGGTCGCTCGCTTCGGCCTGCTGTTCGGCGCGGCGAACCACCGCGACGTCCATCGCATTTTTGGCGTCGCCGTACAGCAGTTCCGCCGTCCGCGAAATCTCGTAAGCCCGGTCGCGGCATTCGATCAGGTCGCGGTCCTGCGGAACCTCTTTGCGAGCCTCCTCCAGGACCTGCAACATATTTCGCGACGCTCGCAGCAAGGGCGATAGCCGTTCGAGCAACTGCAGGTACTGGTCGGCATGCAACGCCTCGGTCTCCAACTGCTCCGACGCATCCAACGCCGCGGCGTATTGATCCAAGTGTTTGTGCAATGCCGCCGGGCCGGCTCCCGAATCGGAGCTGTGCCATGTTCCCGAGGTTTCCCGCCAGAAGAAACGCCCCGTTCGCGTCGTATCATCCGCTCCGGGAACGACGTGCAACACCAGCAATAAATGACCGTCGGCCAGCATCGCCCGCTGGCGTCCCGCGGTCGATCCCAAGCGATGCCGAAACTCTTCGGGCAACTGCCACATCGGCGGCAGCAGTTGACGTTTAGGCTTTGTCGGACTCATCGGTTCCCCCCTCGTTCAAATCGATTCAACCGGCGGCGTTGTCGCACCGCTTCAATCGACGCCCCACGTAATAAAAAGGCCTACACATTTCCTGCTTCCCCCGCCACGCTTCCTTGTCGCTCGCCGACAACCTGCCCGGCTTGTAGCTGGATCTGGCGATCGGTCATCCGGTCGATCTGCTCGCTGCTGTGACTGGTCCAAACGATCGACCGCTGTGGATCTGCCGCTTGCCAATCGCTGATCATCGCTTCGACGCGACGAGTCAACTCGGCATCCATCGACGCCGTCGCTTCATCGAACAGCACGACGATCGGATCCAACTGCAACGCACGCAGCAGCGCAAACAACTGCCGCTCGCCGCCGCTGGCTTGCATCATCGGCCCTCGCGGCAAATCGACATTCAACCCACACGCGTCGATCCAAGCCGCGATCCGATCGGCGTCGTAGCGGC from Rosistilla carotiformis includes the following:
- a CDS encoding Gfo/Idh/MocA family protein → MKNVNIGMIGYGFMGKAHTNGYAQANHFFKLGHKPVLKALCARNAEKAQEFADNWGYESIETDWRELLKRDDIDAVDICVPNNLHKEISIAAAEAGKAVLCEKPLAIDVAEGEAMCEAVEKAGVPNMVWYNYRRIPAVSLAKQIIDEGRLGKIFHYRANFLQDWTINADVPQGGAATWRLDAEAAGSGVTGDLLAHCIDTALWLNGGIKDVSAMTETFVKERLHAETGKKEPVTIDDACMFHCHFDNGSLGLFESTRYARGHKALYTLEINGEHGSLAWDLHDLHRLQYFNYADDGIVRGWRDVHVSDGDQPYMGNWWVPGLNVGYEHSFIHQVADFLKSLDEGKPVHPSFRDALETQKVCDAVLKSAKDRAWMDV
- a CDS encoding MurR/RpiR family transcriptional regulator; translated protein: MSTPAAQSSSYADESWRKKFRRLHGELTNAEQRAGEYFEKHPESAYHSITEVVAISGIGYGTVIRFCQKLGCKGFQDFKLMLATDEAVNVRAERDPNDRQGSEVERRLKNDLSETLRLLDDHDLQLAAERLLACRVVQIVGVASSAPLVTGLAWKLVRIGIDARPSTEGYVMAVNATLLDESDVLFAISSSGATKDILHAASVAETQQATVIALTNFPNSPLSQIADISLITTANRDPIKAEIPSIIAGEAVAEMLLDRMLSLAPKRLDHILQSSKVVTDRKL
- a CDS encoding aldose 1-epimerase family protein, producing the protein MATNFKNPAAPRTLPAIDWHPPREGCLAAMESPEGQITLKYGTIASGRGAGIEVVQIDTGPMQVTLLPTRGMAIWQVICDGIPFKWNSPVDGPIHPSLVPVHDPGGIGWLEGFDELLVRCGLVSNGAPEFDESGQLRYPLHGRIANTPAERVWSEEVEGRCVVAGETHEKRLFFNNLTLTTRVSVAPGGREIEIEDTVSNHGSQPAETQMLYHINVGAPVLGADAKLLVPFEEVAPRNDHAATDIATWDRYRGPESGFQEQVHLFRMKSDAAGSTAMMLQSPGGDQGFGLSYDTNTLPYFIVWKNTAAHQDGYVTGLEPSTNFPNPRSFEGKQGRVATVPPGGSVTHRVNLHPLVGQQNVDSFAAKVQALQGSGSPTVHEKPKADWAS
- a CDS encoding ABC transporter ATP-binding protein, which encodes MSFIALAAPLLTAEQITRRDSATGRVLIDRVSMSIAAGERIGLVGSSGAGKTVLMRSMVLLDPVQEGRILWQGQPVVGSEVPGFRSRAMYLPQLVPVTDGTVEEFLRSPFEWKIHRDRRYDADRIAAWIDACGLNVDLPRGPMMQASGGERQLFALLRALQLDPIVVLFDEATASMDAELTRRVEAMISDWQAADPQRSIVWTSHSSEQIDRMTDRQIQLQAGQVVGERQGSVAGEAGNV
- a CDS encoding metallophosphoesterase; protein product: MPKDSSPWGLSGLVFIGSFASEDPAYQPYMKKYAKDLYKFVDDGNVLVQMTQADQTEDRPPFLPTTLEARRCDIDSAKLHVLSTGHTLAQGFIKADGTAQVTGDRLGWETFDRHGGFEVVISSDAYASHPILMEGAYGQGRIVLAAMHVDKRIDADGKPSAEEHLDRLGQRFAKNLLQHVQDVEARRAVPIQVTPAPRVQGSFIEGSWTLALLPDTQVYSVRFPGLFSAQTAWLRAHAKQRNIQYVLHLGDITNNNTRKEWERAAESMQLLDGHVPYAIVGGNHDYGPSGDASTRDTLLNEYFPYEKTAAMPGFGGAFEAGKLDNTYHLFEAGGQKWIVLALEWGPRDETIAWANDVMTKHPDHKGILVTHAYLFSNSRRYDATDKVNPNHWNPHHYRTPGGVNDGQELWDKLVRKHNFVFTFNGHVLNDGTGYRADPNDTGQLVHQMLANYQMRELGGEAYLRLLEFDPDGNTVHVLAYSPLHDRYMLEQDQSFTIRLDQAPAEQPEMKESVPSQPKDQAASAALVPTK
- a CDS encoding sugar phosphate isomerase/epimerase family protein, which produces MKLHNAMWPGLVGKGTDEGQEPPISLEKMLDLTAAAEVNGQKFDGIDYFLFLPHTNPEASDDELRQIADLIQSKGFAVGSLVAPVWPGTIGDSAMGTAEQREKFLSAVKMACRVAGIFDNHGVRKYGVIRIDSAEFGVEKWKENPSSNTAQIAATFKEAAKIAADHGQRLAAEGEICWAGMHSWKDMLDLLEAVGMPESLGFQADLAHTYLYLMGYNAAEHALLQPGYSDEEFYAAYEKMTDKLRPWTIDFHVAQNDGEVHGAGSHDKTGKHCPADDPNGKLDIVRCASYWLKDASSRGIQHICWDGCMFPNATLEDPKTWNTILDTMIKVRDANASLV
- a CDS encoding cupin domain-containing protein, translating into MPQISLDEGLVKSDNVASVLDSAMNAGGGLLRLTPTWVPRSFLQPGRRIKLHPSDYYRFGADRGGIDERWFGSTTEAANEGRVWHEGLSFCLHEGQKFLLKDAVAEAGDRLIGKDMFSKYDRWPVYSKFFDNMGPIPHHMHQSQEDAALVGQEGKPESYYFPPQLNNVDNNFAYTFMGLEPGTTKDQVRKCLENWNEGDNGILDLSRAHRLKRGTGWLIPPGVLHAPGSLCTYEPQWGSDVFGMFQSIVEGRYVPWSLLVKDMPEDKHQDLDFIIGQLDWEKNVDTHFKESNYLEPIVDTDRSGDGYEDLWIVYGRVDGKQLFSAKELTIQPGKKCTLQEPGASSWITMQGKGKMGSLNLQTPASIRFGENTEDEIFISYEAANAGVVIENTGSEPLVGLRYFGPDVHPNLPLHGGSK
- a CDS encoding S41 family peptidase; the protein is MPVRNTYVIVAVMIVSVACYLKADRMKHAGPVGDAISMIDRYYVDPVDHRALVDGAMQGVVSQLDPYSQFIDPSSYGHFQDALQQRFAGIGIIVEQPDKEDRVRVVTPLFATPAFKAGLRPGDRIMEVDGTTTEGLEIGKVSDLLRGPEGTVVSILVQRGDQTLQVEVQRAWIPLESVLGDYRDSDNNWVFRLREEPRIAYIRVTTFAEQTVDEITAALEQLDNDFDSLIIDLRQNQGGLLSAAVDIADMFLEDEVIVTTRGRGGKLEAEFSATSGVLVDDDKPLVIMIDGDSASASEIVAASLKDHRRATVIGERSFGKGTVQNVLPLESGRSALKLTTARYYRPNGENIHRLEGSTDEEAWGVRPNEGFEVKLSDDQRMAAMKRLQSAAYPIMPETAVVVTKDALPVDVTSPATTETDSTEASKPAAAAETPPSDADSEEAIEKVSADPRALDQDPQLIKAVEFLKQANGRTQKLAA